Part of the Deltaproteobacteria bacterium genome is shown below.
GTATCTGCGGTCTGGGGATATACGATGCTAAAGGATTGGTTGAGGCTAAAACAATTATAAACAGCACTTACCCTCAGGAATGGCTTTCTATATATCAAAAAAAGCAGCTTTATTTTGTAGACCCTATCGTTATTGAGCAGTATAAATCCTCCGGCACACAACTCTGGTCTGATACCTATAAAAAATACAGGAGTAAAGATATCTCTGAGTTTATTCATAATGCCTCTAACTTTGGCCTTAAGTATGGGATAAGTTCCGGCATTAAATCCAAGTGTAACAGGATGGGGAGTATCATTGTCTTTTCTAACAATAAAAATTATTTTGAAGAACACCAGAAGGAGGTAATGGATGCGCTTATCCCGCATCTGCATCAGGCGCTTGTCAGGATATACAGGCAATTAAAGACTGATATTTTATCCCCTCTTACAGAAAGGGAAATGGATATGGTTCACTGGGTTAAAGAGGGTAAGACAAACTGGGAGATATCCATGATATTAAAAATCAGCGAAAGGACAGTAAAATTCCATCTGGACAATATTAAGGAAAAACTTGGCGCGGTCAGTAAGACCCATGCAGTAGCAATCCTGATGGAGCATGAGCATGAACAGGAAGGGGAACTTGTATCGTAGTCATCCATTCCATGAAATCTGGCCTTCTTTCAAGAGATACCCTTTCAAAATCCCGCCAATCAAGTAAAACTGTCCCTGCTAATACCCCATCCCCCATTCGCAGGAACCCCCC
Proteins encoded:
- a CDS encoding LuxR C-terminal-related transcriptional regulator, whose amino-acid sequence is MNYKRFSKKELMDILDVIQASLSCKTEGDFKFLLEKAKGIVGGEHSICGLGIYDAKGLVEAKTIINSTYPQEWLSIYQKKQLYFVDPIVIEQYKSSGTQLWSDTYKKYRSKDISEFIHNASNFGLKYGISSGIKSKCNRMGSIIVFSNNKNYFEEHQKEVMDALIPHLHQALVRIYRQLKTDILSPLTEREMDMVHWVKEGKTNWEISMILKISERTVKFHLDNIKEKLGAVSKTHAVAILMEHEHEQEGELVS